The sequence GGAGAGCGACGGCGGTGACCGTACCGCGGAGCGCTGGGTGGGGATGGCCGTGGTGGTCGTGGAACGTCCCGACTATCTCAGCGTCAACGCCGTCTACTTGGTGCCCGAGACCCGCGGACACGGCGTGGCCGACCGGCTGTTCGCGACCGCCCTGGAGTGGGCCTGGCAGCGGGCCGACCGGGTCCACCTGTGGGTGCACGAGAAGAACCCGAGGGCCGAGGCGTTCTATCGGAGGCTGGGTTTCGAGCGGACCGGCAGGACGATGCGGTCGCCGCTGGACCCGTCCTTCACGGAGTACGAGCTGGCACTCGACCGCCCGTGAGCCGGGTGAGCTGAGCACGCTTGGCGGGCTGAGCGGTGCGGCGGTCGGCGGACCCGCGGCCGTATTGACGCCGACGTCGGCTCCGGAGGCCGACTCCGAAGAGCGGCTCCGGACAACGTTGGGTTCGCGTTCGGTTTCCGCGTTCGGGGGTCGGGCAGCCGGTTCGTGTACGGGCACGGGCCGGCGCCGTTCTTCGGGCCGCCGCGGGCTTTGCGGGAGTGGGCGCGGGGCCATTGCCGCGTGGGAGACGGTGCGGGAGGGTGGCGGTGCGGCCGGTGCCACAGAGGACACCGGTGCCAGAGGTAACGCGTTCCGGACGCGTCAACGAAGGGAAGCCGCGCATGGCCACAGATGCGTCGTCTGAGAGTTCGTTAGAGGGTGAGGAGCGTCCGTCGCGGGCCGATACGGCCGACGCGGTCGCGCCCCCGGCTCGCGCGCACGGGCGCGGGCGTGTCCGCGGGCGGGCGCTGCGGCGGGCGTCGATCCTGACGGTCGCGTCCGTGGTGGGCGTCCTGCACCTGACCGGAGGCGCGCTCGCCGACCCGTCCGACGCGAACGGCGGGGCGCAGGCGGGCTCGTACGGGAGTGACAGCAGCGGGAAGGCCGGGCTGGGCGGGACCGGCGGCGGCACCCAGTCCGGGGCGATCGGCCTCGGCAGCGCCTTTGGGAACAGTTCCAACGGCGCTCCGGCATCGGCCGGGATGAGCGTCGGCGACGGGAAGACCGGGGCCGGCGCCTCGGCGTACGGCAGCGGAACGAACTCGGCCGGGGCGGGTGCGTCCAAGGCC comes from Streptomyces sp. NBC_00448 and encodes:
- a CDS encoding GNAT family N-acetyltransferase, with protein sequence MGYEIRPVLPAEWRQSRELRLAALQDELAPVAFARTYAEEAAMTEDRWRQRASGAGSQQFVAVATEGGDGESDGGDRTAERWVGMAVVVVERPDYLSVNAVYLVPETRGHGVADRLFATALEWAWQRADRVHLWVHEKNPRAEAFYRRLGFERTGRTMRSPLDPSFTEYELALDRP